One genomic region from Methanocaldococcus fervens AG86 encodes:
- a CDS encoding translation initiation factor IF-2 subunit alpha: MRREFPEEGDIVIGTVKDVKPYGAFVELLEYPGKEGMIHISEVTSGWVKNIRDHVKVGQRVVAKVLRVDEKKGHIDLSLKRVTEQQKRAKVQEWKRFQRASKMLERAAEKLGKSLEEAWEEVGYLLEDEFGELYNAFETLVIEGKEVLDDLEISEEWKDVLYEVAKESIELTNVEVEGIIEMKSYAPDGIKQIKKALTAALKANPYEDVEVEITYIGAPKYRVVVKAPDYKSGEEVLKKVCEKAVATIKKLGGEGTYYRESKK, from the coding sequence ATGAGGAGAGAGTTTCCAGAAGAAGGGGATATAGTTATAGGGACTGTAAAGGATGTTAAACCTTATGGTGCGTTTGTAGAACTTTTAGAATATCCAGGAAAAGAAGGGATGATTCACATCTCTGAGGTTACGTCAGGATGGGTTAAAAACATTAGAGACCACGTTAAAGTTGGGCAGAGAGTTGTTGCAAAGGTTTTGAGAGTTGATGAAAAGAAAGGACATATCGATTTGTCTTTAAAGAGAGTTACTGAGCAACAGAAGAGAGCAAAAGTTCAGGAATGGAAGAGATTCCAAAGAGCTTCAAAGATGCTTGAAAGAGCCGCTGAAAAATTAGGTAAGAGCTTGGAAGAAGCTTGGGAGGAAGTTGGTTATTTATTGGAAGATGAGTTTGGAGAGTTATACAACGCATTTGAAACGTTGGTTATTGAAGGAAAAGAGGTTTTAGATGACTTAGAGATTAGTGAAGAATGGAAAGATGTTTTATATGAAGTTGCTAAAGAAAGTATAGAGCTAACAAATGTCGAAGTTGAGGGAATAATTGAAATGAAATCCTATGCACCAGATGGAATTAAGCAAATAAAGAAAGCTTTAACAGCTGCATTAAAAGCAAATCCTTATGAAGATGTTGAAGTTGAGATAACCTACATAGGAGCTCCAAAGTATAGAGTTGTTGTTAAAGCACCAGATTACAAAAGTGGGGAAGAAGTTTTAAAGAAAGTTTGTGAAAAGGCAGTAGCTACAATTAAAAAACTTGGTGGAGAGGGAACCTATTACAGGGAAAGTAAGAAGTAA
- the cdhD gene encoding CO dehydrogenase/acetyl-CoA synthase subunit delta translates to MIYNDKLGDVMDLNALIKIIEKVGRIEIENITITADELIINIPSAPPVVIPQTPSIKEKLADEGIIEIKDVPELDWEPPIEKYPGYIREVQFGRSKEEGGRGKVVKIGGQRALYRFEEPQPNPPVVTFDIFDMPMPGLPKPVREFFQDVMEDPCEWAKKCVKEFGADMITIHHVSTDPKIKDTSPKEAAKLMEDLLQAVDVPFVIGGSGNPQKDPLVLEACAEAAEGDRCLLASANLELDYKKIVDAAMKYDHNVLAWSIMDPNMARDLNRKLIEAGLDPNKIVMDPTTCALGYGIEFSINAMVRLRLNGLKGDELVNMPMSSGTTNAIGAREAWMNNPEWGPREYRLPLWEITTGITMMMCGVDLFMMLNPISVKTLKEIGRTLTTKPGEVKLNTNNYEWIVAKA, encoded by the coding sequence ATGATTTATAATGACAAATTAGGTGATGTTATGGATTTAAATGCTTTGATAAAAATTATTGAAAAAGTTGGAAGAATAGAGATTGAAAATATAACAATTACTGCCGATGAGCTAATAATAAACATCCCTTCAGCCCCTCCTGTTGTCATTCCTCAAACGCCATCAATAAAAGAAAAATTAGCTGATGAAGGAATAATTGAAATTAAAGATGTTCCAGAATTAGATTGGGAACCACCAATTGAAAAGTATCCAGGATACATAAGGGAAGTTCAGTTTGGAAGATCCAAAGAAGAAGGGGGAAGAGGAAAGGTTGTAAAAATTGGTGGGCAGAGAGCTTTATACAGGTTTGAAGAACCACAGCCAAACCCACCAGTTGTTACATTTGATATATTCGATATGCCAATGCCAGGATTGCCAAAACCAGTTAGAGAGTTTTTCCAAGATGTTATGGAAGATCCATGCGAATGGGCAAAGAAGTGTGTTAAAGAATTTGGGGCTGATATGATAACAATACACCATGTTTCAACAGACCCAAAAATTAAGGATACAAGCCCAAAAGAAGCTGCAAAATTAATGGAAGATTTACTACAAGCAGTTGATGTTCCATTTGTTATTGGAGGTAGTGGAAACCCTCAAAAAGATCCATTGGTTTTAGAGGCGTGTGCAGAGGCTGCAGAAGGAGACAGGTGTTTATTGGCATCAGCAAACTTAGAGTTGGATTACAAAAAGATAGTTGATGCCGCTATGAAGTACGACCACAACGTATTGGCATGGAGCATTATGGATCCAAACATGGCAAGGGATTTAAACAGAAAATTAATTGAGGCTGGTTTAGATCCAAATAAAATAGTTATGGACCCAACAACATGTGCTTTAGGTTATGGTATTGAGTTCTCAATTAACGCAATGGTTAGATTGAGATTGAATGGACTTAAAGGGGATGAGTTAGTCAATATGCCAATGTCTTCTGGAACAACAAACGCTATTGGGGCAAGAGAGGCATGGATGAACAATCCTGAATGGGGACCAAGAGAGTATAGGCTTCCATTGTGGGAGATAACCACTGGAATTACAATGATGATGTGTGGAGTTGATTTATTCATGATGCTCAACCCAATATCAGTAAAAACATTGAAAGAAATTGGAAGAACATTAACAACAAAGCCTGGAGAAGTTAAATTAAATACAAACAACTATGAATGGATCGTAGCAAAAGCATAA
- a CDS encoding DUF116 domain-containing protein produces the protein MITITIFALAFFSFILILIIGYVLLKKNKLIFPNLALFLMDSFHSILLRIFLLIGSEDTFYRVGIEFYNKYYENAFKKTKKRVLILPHCLRDTKCPAKLTPNGVECIFCNRCKIGDIIKVAKENGYKVYIVPGSTFLKRILKEEKPEAVFGVACNRDLFYGMNMLSRKGIPSQGQPLLRDGCINTLVDVDELITRLKSL, from the coding sequence ATGATAACAATAACAATATTTGCATTAGCATTTTTCTCCTTTATCCTAATTTTAATTATTGGCTATGTATTATTAAAAAAGAATAAGTTAATATTTCCAAATTTAGCTTTGTTTTTAATGGACAGTTTCCACTCCATATTATTGAGGATTTTTCTACTTATTGGCTCTGAAGACACATTTTATAGAGTAGGAATTGAATTTTACAACAAATACTATGAAAATGCTTTTAAAAAAACTAAGAAGAGAGTTTTAATATTACCTCACTGCCTTAGGGATACAAAATGTCCTGCTAAGCTAACACCAAATGGTGTTGAGTGTATATTTTGCAATAGATGTAAAATAGGAGATATTATAAAAGTTGCTAAAGAAAATGGTTATAAAGTTTATATAGTCCCGGGCTCTACATTTTTAAAAAGAATTTTGAAGGAGGAGAAGCCAGAGGCTGTTTTTGGTGTTGCGTGCAATAGGGATTTATTTTATGGAATGAACATGTTATCAAGGAAAGGAATTCCCTCACAAGGACAACCTTTATTAAGGGATGGCTGCATAAATACTTTGGTTGATGTTGATGAACTCATAACAAGATTAAAATCATTATAA
- a CDS encoding methanogenesis marker 9 domain-containing protein, with product MGWDNAPSHICRGGDLRGLAFCCPPIKYCPIHKALAVLKMSLDEFIKIKEDFGKRTKLGLGKNTCFGSLVWCCKITKPCPYRDYELARNNISPDEYMELKKQLAEEILRNSQFFKEAVEVFVKKGIPKDIAEKCILETGDLKKAYEMAIKIINKD from the coding sequence ATGGGTTGGGATAACGCCCCCTCTCACATCTGCAGGGGAGGAGATTTAAGAGGCTTAGCTTTTTGCTGTCCTCCAATAAAATACTGCCCCATCCATAAAGCATTGGCTGTATTAAAAATGTCTCTAGATGAATTTATAAAAATAAAGGAAGATTTTGGAAAAAGAACAAAGTTGGGTTTAGGAAAAAACACATGCTTTGGTAGCTTAGTTTGGTGTTGTAAGATAACAAAACCATGCCCTTATAGGGATTACGAGCTTGCCAGAAACAACATAAGCCCTGATGAATACATGGAATTAAAAAAACAGCTTGCTGAAGAAATTTTAAGGAACAGCCAATTTTTTAAAGAAGCTGTAGAAGTTTTTGTCAAAAAAGGTATTCCAAAAGATATTGCTGAAAAATGCATTTTAGAGACTGGAGATTTAAAAAAAGCTTATGAAATGGCAATAAAAATAATTAATAAAGATTAA
- a CDS encoding cobalt-precorrin 5A hydrolase, with protein sequence MIKIVYITKRGKRIAEEIKEVLDYYFYDNQVVHIKDFKIEGNEEGFIFIMATGIVLRKFLNKIMNDKFKDPFVIVCSENKEIIPLLSNHIGGGNYFSKLIANNINGRVVFTTATDVNGKLGVDELSKLLFLETPKRKDIVEINKKILEEDVNLIIPKHWGIKTLNGYKIEYHDSYEVIINDSIKLKPLKIAVGLGATKNIERHKVYWAIKKAVFLRNIPIWRIDTFATIEDKKDEKGILETINKFKKPLFVFKREEINEVYKKIDLEKSEFVYKHLGVYGVSEPASMLAVKKLTNKDFDSIKLLLKKFKRNGVTVAISIEQ encoded by the coding sequence ATGATTAAAATTGTATATATCACAAAAAGAGGAAAAAGAATAGCTGAAGAAATTAAAGAAGTTTTAGATTACTATTTTTATGACAACCAAGTAGTTCATATAAAAGATTTTAAAATTGAAGGGAATGAAGAAGGGTTTATATTCATAATGGCAACAGGCATAGTTTTGAGGAAGTTTTTAAACAAAATTATGAACGATAAGTTTAAAGATCCATTTGTTATTGTTTGCAGTGAAAATAAGGAGATTATCCCATTATTATCAAATCACATAGGTGGAGGAAATTATTTCTCCAAATTAATAGCCAACAACATAAATGGAAGGGTTGTTTTTACCACAGCTACAGATGTGAATGGAAAGTTAGGGGTTGATGAACTCTCCAAACTGCTATTTTTAGAAACTCCTAAGAGGAAGGACATAGTTGAAATAAATAAAAAAATTTTAGAGGAAGATGTAAATCTAATAATTCCAAAACATTGGGGGATAAAAACATTAAATGGGTATAAAATTGAATACCACGACAGTTATGAAGTTATTATAAATGATTCTATAAAATTGAAACCTTTAAAAATAGCTGTTGGTTTGGGAGCAACGAAAAATATTGAAAGGCATAAAGTTTATTGGGCAATTAAAAAGGCAGTGTTTTTAAGGAATATTCCAATTTGGAGAATTGATACATTTGCCACAATTGAAGACAAAAAAGATGAGAAAGGAATTTTAGAAACTATAAATAAATTTAAAAAGCCACTTTTTGTTTTTAAACGAGAGGAGATTAATGAAGTCTACAAAAAAATTGATTTGGAAAAATCTGAGTTTGTTTATAAACATTTGGGTGTTTATGGGGTTTCTGAACCTGCATCAATGTTGGCAGTTAAAAAACTAACAAATAAGGATTTTGATAGCATAAAATTATTGTTAAAAAAGTTTAAAAGGAATGGGGTTACTGTTGCAATATCTATTGAGCAGTAA
- a CDS encoding pro-sigmaK processing inhibitor BofA family protein — MGLEHLILLLLVIVIGVLVFKLTYRILRYLAVNTIIGLILVGILNFLGIIHIHLNLINLLIIAVGGVVGVFILILLSIL, encoded by the coding sequence ATGGGTTTGGAACATCTAATTTTATTGCTATTGGTAATAGTAATTGGAGTTTTGGTTTTTAAATTAACCTATAGAATATTGAGATATCTTGCAGTAAATACAATAATAGGTTTAATTTTGGTAGGAATTCTAAACTTTCTTGGAATAATCCACATCCATTTAAATTTGATAAACTTGTTAATAATAGCGGTTGGAGGAGTGGTGGGAGTTTTTATCCTGATATTACTTTCAATTTTATAA
- a CDS encoding type II glyceraldehyde-3-phosphate dehydrogenase, which yields MPAKVLINGYGSIGKRVADAVSMQDDMEVIGVTKTKPDFEARLAVEKGYKLFVAIPDKERVKLFEDAGIPVEGTILDVIEDVDIVVDGAPKKIGKENLENIYKPHKVKAILQGGEKAKDVEDNFNALWSYDRCYGKDYIRVVSCNTTGLCRSLYAINSVADIKKARVVLVRRAADPNDDKRGPVNAITPNPVTVPSHHGPDVVSVVPEFEGKILTSAVIVPTTLMHQHTLMVEVDGNFSRDDVLEAINKTPRIITVKADEGFTSTAKIIEYGRDLGRLRYDINELVVWEESVNVLENEIFLMQAVHQESIVIPENIDCIRAMLQMEEDNFKSIEKTNKAMGIQ from the coding sequence ATGCCAGCAAAAGTATTGATAAATGGATATGGTTCAATTGGGAAGAGGGTAGCTGATGCTGTTTCAATGCAGGATGATATGGAAGTTATAGGGGTTACAAAGACGAAGCCAGATTTTGAAGCAAGATTGGCTGTTGAAAAAGGATACAAGTTATTTGTAGCAATTCCAGACAAGGAGAGAGTTAAGTTATTTGAAGACGCTGGAATTCCAGTTGAGGGAACTATTTTAGATGTTATAGAGGATGTAGACATAGTTGTTGATGGAGCTCCAAAAAAGATTGGAAAAGAAAACTTAGAAAATATCTACAAACCTCACAAAGTTAAAGCTATTCTTCAGGGAGGGGAAAAGGCTAAAGATGTTGAAGACAACTTTAATGCGTTATGGAGCTACGACAGATGTTATGGAAAAGACTACATAAGAGTTGTCTCATGCAACACAACAGGTTTGTGTAGAAGCTTATATGCAATAAACTCAGTTGCTGACATTAAAAAGGCAAGAGTTGTTTTGGTTAGAAGAGCTGCAGATCCAAACGATGATAAAAGAGGGCCAGTAAATGCTATAACACCAAATCCAGTTACAGTTCCTTCCCATCACGGTCCTGATGTTGTTTCAGTAGTTCCAGAGTTTGAAGGGAAGATTTTAACCTCCGCTGTTATAGTTCCAACAACATTAATGCACCAACACACTTTAATGGTTGAAGTTGATGGAAATTTTAGCAGGGATGATGTTTTAGAAGCTATAAACAAAACTCCAAGAATTATAACTGTTAAAGCTGATGAGGGATTTACATCAACAGCTAAAATTATCGAGTATGGAAGAGATTTAGGAAGGTTGAGGTATGATATAAACGAGTTGGTTGTTTGGGAGGAGAGCGTTAACGTCTTAGAAAATGAGATATTCTTAATGCAGGCTGTCCATCAAGAGAGTATAGTAATTCCTGAAAACATTGATTGTATTAGAGCCATGCTCCAAATGGAAGAAGATAACTTCAAATCAATTGAAAAAACAAATAAAGCTATGGGCATTCAATAA
- a CDS encoding RNA-protein complex protein Nop10 — protein MKMRKCLKCGTYTLKEICPKCGEKTVIPKPPKFSLEDRWGKYRRMLKRALKNKKA, from the coding sequence ATGAAAATGAGAAAGTGCCTAAAATGCGGAACCTATACATTAAAAGAAATCTGCCCAAAATGTGGAGAAAAAACTGTAATTCCAAAACCTCCAAAATTTTCTTTAGAAGATAGATGGGGGAAGTATAGGAGAATGTTAAAGAGGGCTTTAAAAAATAAAAAAGCATAA
- the comB gene encoding 2-phosphosulfolactate phosphatase encodes MITLCNKFADYKCNDVAIVVDVLRASTTITTLLSFIDEVYITTSTSKKEEAIYIGERKGKKIENFDFGNSPTEILANKDVIKERYENGEKVILTTTNGTRVLKNLEAEQIFIGAIVNAKFVAEAVKDFEDISLVPCHRENNFAIDDFIGCGVIAKYIDREFDEFIKAALELTKHDWMSLILNSSSAKNLKNLGYEKDVVFALLENSIDAVGIYDKEESKVVRFK; translated from the coding sequence ATGATAACATTGTGTAATAAATTTGCTGATTATAAATGTAATGATGTGGCAATAGTTGTTGATGTTTTGAGAGCTTCAACGACAATAACAACACTCCTATCATTTATCGATGAAGTATATATAACCACCTCAACATCTAAAAAAGAGGAAGCAATATACATTGGAGAAAGAAAAGGAAAAAAGATAGAGAATTTTGATTTTGGGAACTCTCCAACAGAAATTTTGGCAAATAAAGATGTTATAAAGGAGAGATATGAAAATGGGGAGAAAGTTATTTTAACAACTACAAATGGAACGAGAGTTTTAAAAAATTTGGAGGCAGAGCAGATATTTATAGGGGCTATTGTTAATGCAAAATTTGTTGCTGAAGCTGTTAAAGATTTTGAGGATATAAGCTTAGTTCCATGCCATAGAGAAAACAATTTTGCAATAGATGATTTTATTGGATGTGGTGTTATTGCCAAATACATTGACAGAGAGTTTGATGAGTTTATTAAAGCTGCATTGGAATTAACTAAGCATGATTGGATGTCTTTAATTTTAAACTCATCCTCTGCAAAGAATCTGAAAAATCTTGGATATGAAAAAGATGTTGTATTTGCATTATTGGAAAATAGCATCGATGCTGTTGGAATTTATGATAAAGAGGAAAGCAAAGTCGTTAGATTTAAATAA
- the arfB gene encoding 2-amino-5-formylamino-6-ribosylaminopyrimidin-4(3H)-one 5'-monophosphate deformylase yields MELRLSSGNILDEKVHKVGIIALGSFLENHGAVLPIDTDIKIASYIALKAAILTGAKFLGVVIPSTEYEYVKHGIHNKPEDIYYYLRFLINEGKKIGVEKFLIVNCHGGNILIEKFLKDLEYEFGVKVEMINIAFTHAATEEVSVGYVIGIAKADEKSLKEHNNFEKYPEVGMVGLKEARENNKAIDEEAKAVEKFGVRLDKNLGEKILNDAIEKVVDKVKEMIR; encoded by the coding sequence ATGGAGCTTAGGTTATCATCAGGAAACATATTAGATGAAAAAGTCCATAAAGTAGGGATTATAGCCCTTGGTTCTTTTTTAGAGAATCACGGAGCTGTTTTGCCAATAGACACGGATATAAAAATAGCTTCATACATAGCTTTAAAAGCTGCTATTTTAACTGGAGCCAAGTTTTTAGGAGTAGTTATTCCATCAACTGAATATGAATATGTTAAACACGGCATACACAATAAGCCTGAAGACATCTATTATTATCTAAGATTTTTGATAAATGAAGGTAAAAAAATTGGTGTAGAGAAGTTTTTAATAGTTAATTGCCATGGGGGAAACATATTAATTGAGAAATTTTTAAAAGATTTGGAGTATGAGTTTGGAGTAAAGGTTGAGATGATAAATATAGCTTTCACTCACGCAGCTACTGAGGAGGTCTCAGTTGGCTATGTTATAGGGATAGCTAAAGCTGATGAAAAAAGTTTAAAAGAACATAACAACTTTGAAAAGTATCCTGAAGTTGGAATGGTTGGATTAAAAGAGGCGAGAGAAAATAATAAAGCGATAGATGAAGAGGCAAAGGCTGTTGAAAAATTTGGAGTTAGATTGGATAAAAATCTTGGAGAAAAGATTTTAAATGATGCGATAGAAAAGGTAGTTGATAAAGTAAAAGAGATGATAAGGTGA
- the mcrD gene encoding methyl-coenzyme M reductase operon protein D translates to MSEEIKVVDIKIFPHRYLKAETTEKVLNEIYDVDGIVRVIVHGQPLPKTVPFGPARGLPVNHQDRKIIKVKGEDMELRVKVGEIVITADGEKFEEIMDKIEEICERNFPYGYDIYVGAFTKIKPTVTDYMKYGDVSNIDPRLIGMVDASARLKDSVKMIK, encoded by the coding sequence ATGAGTGAAGAAATAAAGGTTGTTGATATAAAGATATTTCCACACAGATATTTGAAGGCGGAGACAACAGAGAAGGTGTTAAATGAAATTTATGATGTAGATGGAATTGTTAGAGTTATAGTTCATGGGCAACCTTTGCCAAAGACAGTTCCATTTGGTCCTGCAAGAGGATTGCCAGTAAACCATCAAGATAGGAAGATCATTAAAGTTAAAGGAGAGGATATGGAGTTGAGAGTTAAAGTTGGGGAGATAGTTATAACAGCTGATGGGGAGAAATTTGAGGAAATAATGGATAAAATAGAAGAGATATGTGAAAGAAATTTTCCTTATGGATACGATATTTACGTAGGGGCATTTACAAAAATAAAGCCAACTGTAACTGATTATATGAAGTACGGTGATGTTAGCAATATAGACCCAAGGCTAATTGGTATGGTGGATGCGTCAGCAAGGTTAAAAGACTCTGTAAAGATGATTAAATAA
- a CDS encoding transcription factor S produces the protein MVKFCPKCKNLMLPKDGKLKCVVCGYEEETGSEGSKEYEYKEHLENRKEKITVIEGEGVETLPTTRVECPKCGHNEAYWWLQQTRCADEPETRFYKCKKCGHTWREYD, from the coding sequence ATGGTTAAGTTTTGCCCAAAATGCAAAAATTTAATGCTACCAAAAGATGGAAAATTAAAATGCGTTGTTTGTGGTTATGAAGAAGAAACAGGGTCTGAAGGAAGTAAAGAGTACGAATACAAAGAACACTTAGAAAATAGAAAAGAAAAGATCACTGTTATTGAAGGCGAAGGTGTAGAGACATTACCAACTACAAGAGTTGAATGTCCAAAGTGTGGACATAATGAAGCTTATTGGTGGCTACAGCAAACAAGATGTGCAGATGAGCCGGAAACAAGATTTTACAAATGTAAGAAATGTGGCCATACATGGAGAGAATACGATTAA
- the rnp3 gene encoding ribonuclease P protein component 3, giving the protein MRIDINRIEREEEIKMLKELKWNGFVFYQYDDEFSKEKYEEVKEIGEKYKLKVYSGVKIKTENSKELRNKVKKFRNKCHIVLVEGGVLKINRTAVEMHDVDILSTPELGRKDSGIDHVLARLASTHRVAIELNLKNLINKDGYERARTLLFFRNNLKLAKKFDVPVIICSDAENKYQIKNPYDLRAFLNTLVEPIYAKKIMETTYKICEFRDYLMRDNVVRYGVEIIK; this is encoded by the coding sequence ATGAGAATTGATATAAACAGGATAGAAAGGGAAGAAGAAATTAAAATGCTAAAAGAATTGAAATGGAACGGATTTGTTTTTTATCAATATGATGATGAATTCAGCAAAGAAAAGTACGAAGAGGTTAAGGAAATCGGGGAAAAATATAAGTTGAAAGTATATTCTGGAGTTAAAATAAAAACTGAAAATTCAAAAGAATTAAGAAATAAAGTAAAAAAGTTTAGAAACAAATGCCATATAGTGTTAGTTGAAGGAGGGGTATTGAAGATAAATAGAACCGCTGTTGAAATGCACGATGTTGATATTTTATCAACTCCAGAACTTGGAAGGAAAGATAGCGGAATAGACCACGTTTTAGCAAGATTGGCATCAACTCATAGGGTAGCTATTGAGCTAAATTTAAAAAATCTAATAAATAAAGATGGATATGAGAGGGCAAGAACATTATTATTCTTTAGGAATAACCTAAAATTGGCAAAAAAGTTTGATGTGCCAGTAATTATATGCTCAGATGCTGAGAATAAATATCAAATAAAAAATCCCTATGATTTAAGAGCATTTTTAAACACGTTAGTTGAGCCAATATATGCAAAAAAGATTATGGAAACAACATATAAGATATGCGAGTTTAGAGATTATTTAATGAGAGATAACGTTGTAAGATATGGAGTTGAGATTATAAAATAA
- a CDS encoding TRC40/GET3/ArsA family transport-energizing ATPase, giving the protein MLSKIKDSINSLRGITEKKLENKNGTKYIMFGGKGGVGKTTMSAATGVYLAQKGLKVVIVSTDPAHSLRDIFEQEFGHEPTKVKGFDNLYVVEIDPQKAMEEYKEKLKAQIEENPFLGEMLEDQLEMAALSPGTDESAAFDVFLKYMDSNEFDVVIFDTAPTGHTLRFLGMPEVMDKYMTKLIKLRKQMSGFMKMMKKLLPFGGKGEDIDYDKMLEELEKMKERIVKARKILSDPERTSFRLVVIPEEMSILESERAMKALQKYGIPIDAVIVNQLIPEDVQCDFCMARRELQLKRLEMIKEKFGDKVIAYVPLLRTEAKGIEALKQIAKILYGEEKEEQEVTAQ; this is encoded by the coding sequence ATGTTATCAAAAATAAAGGATTCCATTAATTCATTGAGGGGAATAACAGAAAAAAAATTGGAAAATAAGAATGGAACCAAATACATCATGTTTGGAGGTAAAGGAGGAGTTGGAAAAACTACAATGAGTGCCGCAACTGGAGTTTATTTAGCTCAAAAAGGATTAAAAGTGGTTATCGTCTCAACAGACCCTGCCCACTCATTGAGGGATATATTTGAGCAAGAATTTGGGCATGAACCAACAAAGGTTAAAGGCTTTGACAACTTATACGTTGTTGAGATTGACCCACAAAAGGCAATGGAAGAATATAAAGAAAAATTAAAAGCTCAAATAGAAGAAAATCCATTCTTAGGAGAGATGTTGGAAGATCAGTTAGAGATGGCTGCCCTCTCCCCAGGAACTGATGAAAGTGCTGCATTTGATGTATTCTTAAAATATATGGACAGTAATGAGTTTGATGTAGTTATATTTGACACCGCACCAACAGGACACACCTTAAGGTTTTTAGGAATGCCAGAGGTTATGGATAAATATATGACAAAGCTCATTAAGTTGAGAAAACAGATGAGCGGATTCATGAAAATGATGAAAAAGCTTTTACCATTTGGAGGTAAAGGTGAGGATATTGATTACGATAAGATGTTAGAAGAATTGGAGAAGATGAAGGAGAGAATAGTTAAAGCAAGGAAGATTTTATCAGACCCTGAAAGAACTTCATTTAGATTGGTAGTTATTCCAGAGGAGATGAGTATTTTAGAGAGTGAGAGGGCAATGAAAGCCCTTCAAAAGTATGGAATTCCAATTGATGCGGTTATTGTAAATCAGCTTATCCCAGAAGATGTTCAGTGTGATTTCTGTATGGCAAGGAGAGAGTTGCAGTTAAAGAGATTGGAAATGATTAAAGAGAAGTTTGGAGATAAGGTTATAGCATACGTTCCACTTTTAAGAACTGAGGCAAAAGGAATTGAAGCTTTAAAACAAATAGCAAAAATATTGTATGGAGAAGAAAAAGAAGAACAAGAGGTTACTGCTCAATAG